A genomic window from Gammaproteobacteria bacterium includes:
- a CDS encoding FAD-dependent oxidoreductase, producing the protein MPELNLGLGGLQYSDLFELDGLTTLDNLFLDRLKQQDNNLYDKLLAYRAGELPVPDSDTSELLISCAKLLEDFVVELFRIQDAADALATATKGQRPVLAFKKLFVQRRARRRLMKQEDFESFAELDAWLDNQVNPDLGKTDRELAVSLWGQGLLADAEANADNIETLTRWCIRAMTTDEGAAAIKDWIAFRLSSGIDHQQLVPVESLKDDSGRLKLSTGAHHFRDGFDLTDPRMSAREVAAEVDYCIYCHDHDGDFCSRGFPVKKGEPEQGLKTNPLGVLMTGCPLEEKISEMHRLKRDGDGIGALAMIMVDNPMCPATGHRICNDCMKACIYQKQQPVNIPEIETRVLTDVLQLPWGVEIYDLLTRWNPLRNRQWLPKPYNGLKVLVAGMGPAGFTLSHHLTLEGFAVVGIDGLKIEPLPQHLINQPIYNYNELEEALGERIMSGFGGVAEYGITVRWDKNFLKLIYISLMRRKLFQVFGGVRFGGTLTLETIWELGFDHVAIAVGAGLPQPLPIPGSLAPGMRMAADFLMALQLTGAARADSLANLQVRLPAVVIGGGLTGVDAATEVRAYYLVQIEKTLARYETLVAAKDEKSVRAALGPAELEVLDEHLEHGRQLRAERQRANAAGEQPDLQKLIDNWGGVSIVYRRPMSQSPAYTRNHEEVIKAMEEGVYYAECMSPTAAKLDQYGQVEALACERMQLDENGKLESTGEEILMPARCILVATGARPNIAYFFEHRSMEVDSMKYKPHVFADGALRAVEPVQHCKQDGFGPFTSYDNDGRRVTYIGDTHPDFAGNVVKAVTSGQRIYPKIVESFGDRANQAGELSAYENFRADITDKLQARVVSVTRLTHDAVELVIKAPLAASRYKPAQVFRLQNYETVAAKVEATRLQTETLPLTGSKVDADRGTISVIVRDRGASSRLVSTFKPGEPLVLMGPSGNGTMIPENEAVLIVGDWLAAAAARSLGPAFRARDNKVLLALNLPTAADLFCLDDLEAASDALLVVTDKGEPAVMRRDQDSSVTGDITEALLQYARGELHDGNAPVPLGSITHVQITASNVLLKQLNKARHNELKPYFAESFKTTGSIYSTMQCMLKGVCSQCLQWQLDPATGQRTKAVFACSWHDEPLDIVDLDALDERISQNRMQESLTSQWLDFVLDRSGVDRV; encoded by the coding sequence ATGCCTGAGCTGAACCTGGGTCTCGGTGGCCTGCAATACTCCGATCTATTTGAACTGGACGGCCTGACTACCCTGGACAATCTGTTCCTGGACAGGCTGAAGCAACAGGACAATAACCTGTACGACAAGCTGCTGGCCTACCGCGCTGGCGAGCTGCCGGTACCCGATTCCGACACCAGTGAACTGCTCATCAGTTGTGCCAAATTGCTGGAGGACTTTGTCGTCGAACTATTCCGGATACAGGACGCTGCCGATGCGCTGGCAACAGCGACCAAGGGCCAGCGACCGGTACTGGCATTCAAGAAATTATTTGTTCAGCGTCGCGCCCGGCGCAGGCTGATGAAGCAGGAAGATTTCGAAAGCTTCGCCGAGCTGGATGCCTGGCTCGACAACCAGGTCAATCCCGACCTTGGCAAAACTGACCGTGAACTGGCGGTTTCACTGTGGGGCCAGGGCCTTCTGGCTGATGCCGAGGCCAATGCCGACAATATCGAAACGCTCACACGCTGGTGCATTCGCGCCATGACCACCGACGAAGGTGCAGCTGCCATCAAGGACTGGATTGCGTTCCGCCTGTCATCCGGTATTGATCACCAGCAACTGGTACCGGTGGAATCACTGAAAGATGATTCCGGTCGCCTGAAACTTTCCACTGGCGCACATCACTTCCGTGATGGCTTTGATCTCACTGATCCGCGCATGAGTGCCCGCGAAGTGGCGGCCGAGGTAGATTACTGTATTTACTGCCACGATCACGATGGAGATTTCTGCTCACGCGGCTTCCCGGTGAAAAAAGGCGAACCGGAACAGGGACTGAAAACCAATCCCCTGGGCGTATTGATGACCGGCTGCCCGCTGGAAGAAAAGATTTCCGAAATGCATCGTCTCAAGCGAGACGGTGATGGCATTGGCGCACTGGCCATGATCATGGTGGATAACCCCATGTGCCCGGCTACCGGCCACCGCATCTGCAATGATTGTATGAAGGCATGCATCTACCAGAAGCAACAACCGGTAAACATTCCCGAGATTGAAACCCGCGTATTGACTGACGTGCTGCAACTGCCTTGGGGCGTGGAAATCTATGACCTGCTGACACGCTGGAACCCGCTGCGTAACAGGCAATGGCTGCCCAAGCCCTACAACGGACTGAAAGTCCTGGTGGCCGGCATGGGCCCGGCCGGGTTCACGCTGTCTCACCACCTTACCCTTGAAGGTTTTGCCGTAGTGGGCATTGATGGCCTGAAGATTGAGCCACTGCCGCAGCACTTGATCAACCAGCCAATCTACAACTACAACGAACTGGAAGAAGCGCTGGGTGAGCGCATCATGTCCGGCTTCGGTGGCGTTGCTGAATACGGCATCACCGTACGCTGGGACAAGAATTTCCTGAAACTAATCTACATCAGCCTGATGCGACGCAAGCTGTTCCAGGTCTTTGGTGGTGTACGCTTTGGCGGCACGCTGACGCTCGAAACCATCTGGGAACTGGGATTTGATCATGTTGCCATTGCTGTCGGTGCCGGTCTGCCGCAACCCCTGCCCATACCCGGGTCACTGGCACCAGGCATGCGCATGGCGGCCGACTTCCTGATGGCGCTACAGTTAACAGGTGCCGCCCGCGCGGATAGCCTGGCTAACCTGCAGGTCAGGTTACCGGCCGTGGTCATTGGCGGCGGCCTCACCGGCGTCGATGCGGCAACCGAAGTACGCGCCTACTACCTGGTGCAAATTGAAAAAACACTCGCACGCTATGAAACCCTGGTTGCAGCCAAGGACGAAAAATCGGTTCGTGCCGCCCTGGGGCCGGCCGAGCTGGAAGTGCTTGATGAACACCTTGAGCATGGCCGCCAGTTACGCGCGGAACGTCAACGCGCCAACGCCGCAGGCGAACAACCGGACTTGCAGAAACTCATCGACAACTGGGGCGGCGTCAGCATTGTCTACCGTCGACCCATGAGCCAGTCGCCGGCCTATACCCGCAACCATGAAGAAGTCATCAAGGCCATGGAAGAAGGTGTGTATTACGCCGAATGCATGAGCCCGACGGCAGCGAAACTGGATCAATACGGCCAGGTGGAAGCACTGGCCTGTGAACGTATGCAACTTGATGAGAACGGAAAGCTGGAAAGCACCGGGGAAGAAATACTGATGCCGGCGCGCTGCATCCTCGTGGCCACCGGTGCCCGTCCCAATATTGCCTACTTCTTCGAGCACCGGTCGATGGAAGTCGACAGCATGAAGTACAAGCCCCATGTGTTCGCTGATGGCGCACTACGAGCAGTCGAACCCGTGCAGCATTGCAAGCAGGATGGCTTCGGGCCGTTTACCTCTTATGACAACGATGGCAGGCGCGTCACCTATATAGGTGACACCCACCCCGATTTCGCCGGCAACGTGGTCAAGGCGGTCACATCCGGTCAACGCATCTATCCAAAGATAGTTGAATCCTTTGGTGATCGCGCGAATCAGGCAGGAGAGCTGTCCGCATACGAAAACTTCCGTGCCGACATTACCGACAAGCTGCAGGCGCGGGTGGTTTCCGTAACGAGGCTGACGCATGATGCGGTCGAGCTTGTGATCAAGGCCCCGCTTGCCGCCAGTCGTTACAAACCGGCGCAGGTGTTCCGGCTGCAAAACTATGAAACCGTCGCCGCCAAGGTTGAAGCCACGCGACTGCAGACCGAGACCTTGCCGCTCACCGGTTCAAAGGTGGATGCAGACAGGGGTACGATTTCAGTCATTGTTCGCGATCGTGGCGCCAGTTCACGACTGGTATCCACGTTCAAACCCGGTGAACCACTTGTGCTCATGGGCCCAAGTGGTAACGGCACCATGATTCCGGAAAATGAAGCCGTACTGATTGTCGGCGACTGGCTGGCTGCGGCGGCCGCACGCTCACTGGGCCCGGCGTTCCGGGCCAGGGATAACAAGGTCCTGCTGGCATTAAACCTGCCAACCGCGGCTGACCTGTTCTGCCTTGACGATCTGGAAGCGGCCAGTGATGCGCTGCTGGTGGTAACGGACAAGGGTGAGCCGGCGGTTATGCGTCGCGACCAGGACAGCTCTGTTACCGGTGATATTACCGAAGCATTGTTACAGTACGCACGGGGCGAATTGCATGATGGCAATGCGCCGGTTCCGCTGGGCAGCATCACGCATGTACAGATTACTGCCAGCAATGTTTTGCTGAAGCAACTCAACAAGGCGCGACACAACGAACTGAAACCCTATTTTGCCGAATCGTTCAAAACCACCGGCTCCATTTACAGCACCATGCAATGCATGCTCAAGGGCGTGTGCTCACAATGCCTGCAATGGCAACTTGACCCGGCTACCGGCCAGCGCACCAAGGCGGTGTTTGCCTGCTCCTGGCACGATGAACCACTGGATATTGTCGACCTGGATGCGCTGGACGAACGCATTTCCCAGAACCGCATGCAGGAGTCCTTGACGTCGCAATGGCTGGATTTTGTGCTGGACAGGAGTGGTGTTGACCGCGTCTGA
- a CDS encoding DUF2892 domain-containing protein: MNKNIGSIDKIIRIILGLCLISLYFLVEGPHKWWSIAGVVLITTVLIDFCPIYRIIGFKGTAGK, from the coding sequence ATGAACAAAAACATCGGATCAATCGACAAGATCATTCGCATCATCCTGGGCCTGTGCCTGATCAGCCTGTACTTCCTCGTCGAGGGCCCGCATAAATGGTGGAGCATCGCCGGTGTCGTGCTGATTACCACGGTGCTGATCGATTTCTGCCCTATCTACAGAATCATCGGCTTCAAGGGCACGGCCGGGAAATAA
- a CDS encoding porin family protein, which produces MKKTLLIACSSLLMVIGTAHAVDVGIGASVNTGEEASSYSISVPIRTSALLIEPDIMISSYTSDSTDNITGITSDQSNSYTSIGVGLFARIPLTGVMGAYAGGRLGYINSESESNYITSSNTRESSGYSVGPAVGLSYAVNDSFNVSVQTGLYYHSVTEDVETVSSAGVVVGSSSTDREYTNTISQIYLRMFF; this is translated from the coding sequence ATGAAAAAGACATTGTTGATTGCCTGCTCATCATTGTTGATGGTGATTGGTACAGCCCATGCCGTTGATGTCGGTATTGGCGCCTCAGTCAATACCGGTGAAGAGGCTTCATCTTACAGTATTTCGGTTCCCATTCGTACATCGGCGCTGCTGATTGAGCCGGATATTATGATATCGAGTTATACTTCTGACTCAACGGACAATATCACTGGCATTACAAGTGATCAAAGCAACAGTTATACCAGTATCGGTGTCGGCCTATTTGCCAGGATACCCTTGACAGGCGTCATGGGCGCCTATGCCGGGGGCAGGCTCGGGTACATTAATTCGGAATCGGAATCCAATTATATTACCAGTTCGAATACGCGCGAAAGCAGTGGCTACTCTGTTGGCCCGGCAGTGGGCTTGAGTTACGCGGTGAATGATTCGTTCAATGTGTCGGTGCAGACTGGTCTGTATTACCATTCTGTGACCGAGGACGTAGAGACCGTATCTTCTGCGGGAGTTGTTGTTGGCAGTAGCTCTACCGACAGGGAATACACGAACACGATCAGCCAGATCTACCTGCGCATGTTTTTCTAG
- the moaC gene encoding cyclic pyranopterin monophosphate synthase MoaC, with the protein MNDKLTHFNASGDAHMVDVGDKAITRREATAEGRILIQDETLARIRAGDNKKGDVLGISRLAGIMAAKKTSDLVPLCHPLPITAVTVDFELADSPASVYCRATVRTDGKTGVEMEAINAVQVSLLTIYDMCKAIDKGMIINDVKLLAKSGGRSGDWKRDQ; encoded by the coding sequence ATGAATGACAAACTGACCCATTTCAACGCCAGTGGTGATGCCCACATGGTTGATGTTGGCGACAAGGCCATCACCCGGCGCGAGGCCACCGCCGAAGGTCGCATCCTGATACAGGATGAGACCCTGGCCAGGATCAGGGCGGGCGACAACAAGAAAGGCGACGTACTGGGAATCAGTCGCCTTGCCGGAATCATGGCCGCCAAGAAAACATCCGACCTTGTGCCACTGTGCCACCCCCTGCCAATTACAGCGGTTACTGTTGATTTTGAGCTTGCCGACAGCCCGGCCTCGGTTTATTGCCGGGCAACGGTACGTACCGACGGCAAAACCGGTGTCGAAATGGAAGCGATCAATGCCGTGCAAGTATCACTGCTGACCATCTATGACATGTGCAAGGCCATTGACAAGGGCATGATCATCAATGACGTGAAATTACTGGCCAAGTCCGGGGGAAGATCCGGCGACTGGAAGCGCGATCAATAG
- a CDS encoding TraR/DksA family transcriptional regulator gives MATLDGERIDALKQQLIRRRGQLAEELHQRMKSTQDKDYAALVGQVRDAGDESVVELLGSLSAITTEMEMEELQNIEAALQRMARGVYGRCTECGSVVPAERLQANPAADRCITCQQKLEGPVGGRDRTPSL, from the coding sequence ATGGCTACATTGGACGGCGAACGAATTGACGCACTGAAACAACAGTTGATCCGGCGGCGCGGACAGCTGGCGGAAGAGCTGCATCAACGCATGAAGAGCACGCAGGACAAGGATTATGCTGCTCTGGTAGGACAAGTGCGGGACGCCGGTGACGAATCGGTAGTGGAGTTGCTTGGCAGCCTGTCCGCTATTACCACCGAGATGGAAATGGAGGAGCTCCAGAATATTGAAGCGGCACTGCAGCGTATGGCGCGCGGTGTCTATGGCAGATGTACGGAATGCGGTTCGGTCGTACCGGCTGAACGCCTGCAGGCCAACCCCGCCGCTGACCGCTGCATCACCTGCCAGCAAAAACTGGAAGGACCGGTCGGTGGCCGTGATCGCACTCCATCGTTGTAG
- a CDS encoding 16S rRNA (uracil(1498)-N(3))-methyltransferase, which produces MTAPRFFVDIPLVPGLVMLPGDAAHHATRVLRLAAGDPVVLFNGKGGEHHGQIAGIDRRVVSVQLDRFSPDDRESPLDITLVQSITSGERMDYALQKATELGVSRIVPVTTERTSIKLKADRAEKRLEHWHKVIISACEQSGRNVIPGLAPVCSLRQWLEQKSEKTCLLLHPQAMESLSSVTNVTQPVAIVVGPEGGFSEQEIDLLQDEGCRLVRMGPRVLRMETAGPAMLAILQAQLGDI; this is translated from the coding sequence ATGACTGCGCCACGTTTCTTTGTTGATATCCCGCTGGTTCCAGGACTAGTGATGTTGCCTGGTGATGCCGCGCATCACGCGACCCGCGTATTGCGCCTGGCAGCCGGGGACCCGGTAGTGCTGTTTAACGGCAAAGGTGGTGAGCACCATGGACAGATTGCAGGTATTGACCGTCGCGTGGTGTCGGTACAGCTGGACCGGTTTAGCCCGGACGATCGTGAATCACCGCTTGATATTACCCTGGTCCAGTCCATTACCAGTGGCGAACGCATGGACTACGCCCTTCAAAAAGCGACGGAACTGGGCGTCAGTCGCATCGTGCCTGTCACCACGGAACGCACATCCATAAAATTGAAAGCAGACAGGGCCGAGAAGCGTCTCGAGCATTGGCACAAGGTCATTATTTCCGCGTGCGAACAATCCGGGCGCAATGTTATACCCGGGCTTGCGCCGGTTTGCAGTCTGCGGCAATGGCTGGAACAGAAGTCCGAAAAGACCTGCCTGTTATTGCATCCACAGGCGATGGAGAGTCTTTCCAGTGTAACCAATGTCACACAACCTGTTGCCATTGTAGTCGGGCCTGAAGGGGGCTTTAGTGAACAGGAAATTGATTTGCTGCAGGATGAGGGTTGCAGGCTGGTTCGGATGGGGCCGAGGGTATTGCGCATGGAAACCGCCGGCCCGGCCATGCTTGCAATTCTGCAGGCACAACTGGGTGATATATAA
- a CDS encoding EAL domain-containing protein: MTGESGSSLYTGDIDASFRALAESARDGILVNQFGHHVFINLQLCRILGYSREELIGTIMDDLVHPEDLDMVKGNHRRRLSGEDVPDHYELRMLDREGNSIPLEISSSVFDWNGQPATMVVLRDIRWRKKLEMQRDQNRPVLEAMFNNTHMPMAQIDRDFILVMANAAMAAVFGVEPEELIGRSYFDFSPNDARQKTFSDCLATGRTYFEVNKPFRYASSSKTQTSWDWSIVPIVVDGDTVTGLLLTLFDVTERMRTEEQMRKLTRALEQTADAVMITDRQGIVEYVNPGYEKITGYSSDETLGKRPSLLKSGKQGPAFYSQLWETIQAGNVFSEVFVNRRKNGELYFEEKTITPLKNRYSEITHFVATGRDITERMQTQERLHYMAHHDALTELPNRALFIDRLRQALARGRWHNRLVAVLFLDIDRFKNINDSFGHEVGDDLLKELGQRFVAAMREGDTVARFGGDEFVIMATDIATVSDIELIARKLLSVLNDPIRILEKDIVVTASIGISIYPGDGEDSSTLVKHADTAMYRSKELGRNTFQFYSADMSHRVYEHLALENELRNALAANEFELYYQPQFDMSNDRIVAVEALLRWNHPQRGVLLPDEFLPVLEEIGLIVPVTNWVIYDACRQAVAWHDAGLRPLRVAVNISARQCNSMEIVELVTEVLEETGMDPALVELEITESVLMENTSLALRVVNALADIGVRLAIDDFGTGYSSLSYLKRFPVDTLKIDRSFIRDITTDPDDASIIRAIVAMARALNMHIIAEGVETAEQQAFLRQIECDGVQGFLFGTPLPALQIEPLLKDSATVIA, encoded by the coding sequence ATGACGGGCGAATCAGGAAGTTCTCTTTATACCGGCGACATTGACGCCAGCTTCAGGGCGTTGGCCGAAAGTGCACGCGATGGCATTCTCGTTAACCAGTTCGGGCATCACGTCTTTATCAATCTGCAACTGTGCCGGATTCTCGGTTATTCCCGCGAAGAATTGATTGGCACAATCATGGACGACCTGGTACATCCTGAAGACCTGGACATGGTCAAGGGAAACCACCGGCGCCGGTTATCCGGTGAAGATGTCCCGGACCATTACGAACTGAGAATGCTTGACCGTGAAGGCAATAGTATTCCACTGGAAATCAGCTCCTCCGTCTTTGACTGGAACGGCCAGCCAGCCACCATGGTGGTATTGCGCGATATTCGTTGGCGCAAAAAACTGGAAATGCAGCGCGACCAGAACCGCCCGGTACTGGAGGCGATGTTCAATAATACCCATATGCCCATGGCGCAAATTGACCGGGACTTTATCCTGGTAATGGCGAACGCGGCCATGGCGGCGGTATTCGGCGTGGAGCCGGAAGAGCTGATTGGTCGCAGCTATTTTGATTTTTCCCCCAACGATGCACGCCAGAAGACATTCAGTGACTGCCTGGCAACAGGGCGGACCTATTTCGAGGTCAATAAGCCGTTCAGGTATGCAAGTAGCAGCAAGACCCAGACCAGCTGGGACTGGAGTATTGTCCCTATTGTTGTCGATGGCGACACGGTAACGGGCCTGTTGCTGACGTTGTTTGATGTCACCGAGCGAATGCGCACCGAAGAGCAGATGCGCAAGCTGACGCGGGCGCTGGAACAGACGGCTGATGCAGTGATGATTACCGACAGGCAGGGTATTGTTGAGTATGTCAATCCGGGTTATGAAAAAATAACCGGTTACAGTTCCGATGAAACCCTGGGCAAGAGACCGAGCCTGCTCAAATCCGGCAAGCAGGGGCCGGCATTCTACAGCCAGTTATGGGAAACCATCCAGGCCGGCAACGTATTCAGTGAAGTATTTGTCAATCGACGAAAAAACGGTGAGCTCTATTTCGAGGAAAAAACCATCACGCCGCTGAAAAACCGGTATTCGGAAATTACCCACTTTGTCGCCACCGGTCGTGATATCACCGAGCGTATGCAGACACAGGAGCGCCTCCACTATATGGCGCACCATGATGCGCTTACCGAATTGCCTAATCGCGCATTGTTTATTGATCGATTGCGCCAGGCCCTGGCCCGCGGTCGCTGGCATAATCGACTGGTAGCCGTATTATTCCTGGATATAGACCGGTTCAAGAATATCAATGATTCCTTCGGGCACGAAGTCGGTGATGACCTGCTCAAGGAGCTGGGCCAGCGCTTCGTCGCAGCAATGCGCGAAGGTGATACCGTGGCCCGGTTTGGTGGCGATGAATTCGTGATCATGGCAACGGATATTGCCACGGTCAGCGATATCGAACTGATTGCGCGAAAACTGCTTTCGGTACTGAATGATCCGATTCGGATACTGGAAAAGGATATTGTTGTAACTGCCAGTATCGGCATAAGCATCTATCCCGGCGACGGCGAAGATTCGTCTACACTGGTCAAGCATGCCGATACCGCCATGTACCGATCCAAGGAGCTGGGCAGGAATACGTTCCAGTTCTATTCTGCGGACATGTCCCACAGGGTGTACGAACACCTGGCCCTGGAAAATGAACTGCGCAATGCCCTGGCTGCCAACGAGTTTGAACTCTACTACCAGCCACAGTTTGATATGAGCAATGATCGTATTGTCGCGGTCGAGGCGTTGTTGCGCTGGAATCACCCGCAACGCGGCGTTTTGTTGCCTGATGAATTTCTGCCGGTACTGGAAGAAATAGGTCTTATTGTTCCCGTTACCAACTGGGTTATATACGATGCCTGCAGGCAGGCCGTGGCATGGCATGATGCTGGCCTCAGGCCGCTGCGAGTCGCGGTGAATATATCGGCGCGCCAGTGCAACAGCATGGAAATTGTCGAGCTGGTTACCGAAGTGCTTGAGGAAACCGGCATGGATCCGGCGCTGGTGGAACTGGAAATCACCGAAAGCGTGTTAATGGAAAATACGTCACTGGCGCTCAGGGTGGTGAACGCGTTGGCCGATATTGGCGTGCGCCTGGCCATTGATGATTTTGGTACCGGCTATTCGTCGTTGAGCTACCTGAAGCGTTTCCCTGTCGATACCCTGAAAATCGATCGCAGCTTCATTCGGGATATCACTACCGATCCGGATGATGCCTCCATTATCCGGGCAATCGTGGCGATGGCGCGGGCACTGAACATGCACATCATTGCCGAGGGGGTGGAGACTGCTGAGCAACAGGCCTTTCTCAGGCAGATCGAATGTGATGGTGTGCAGGGTTTTTTGTTCGGAACACCATTGCCGGCGTTGCAGATAGAACCGTTGCTGAAGGATTCAGCAACGGTTATTGCCTAG
- a CDS encoding COX15/CtaA family protein, whose product MTTTSIKADRDRHLAIWLLVICALIFAMVVLGGVTRLTRSGLSMVEWAPIMGVVPPIGDEAWQQTFDKYKQFPEYQKINQGMSVDEFKSIFWFEYSHRLLGRIIGLAFLVPFLYFLMRGYVRRPLIPKLAIMFVLGGLQGLLGWYMVKSGLVDKPHVSQYRLTAHLLAALSIYGYMLWVALGLLPDREPLPNSSNNRKLFSNSILVTALIVLMIVSGGFVAGTKAGLVFNTYPLMAGQWLPPGSMALSPWYINLFENLATIQFNHRMLALVLFVTIPLLWISARRQMLTRQLRLGLNALLVMLFIQFGLGIATLLMAVPVSLGATHQAGALVLFSFALFVVQRLHNRS is encoded by the coding sequence ATGACAACAACAAGCATTAAAGCCGACCGGGATCGGCACCTGGCCATCTGGCTGCTGGTAATTTGCGCACTGATTTTTGCCATGGTCGTACTGGGAGGTGTAACCCGGCTCACCCGTTCCGGGTTATCCATGGTCGAATGGGCTCCCATTATGGGCGTAGTGCCACCCATAGGCGACGAAGCCTGGCAACAAACATTCGACAAATACAAGCAGTTTCCCGAGTACCAGAAAATCAACCAGGGCATGAGCGTTGATGAATTCAAGTCGATATTCTGGTTTGAGTATAGTCATCGACTGCTGGGTCGAATAATTGGTCTCGCGTTCCTGGTACCATTTTTGTATTTTCTCATGCGCGGCTATGTGCGCAGACCGCTGATTCCCAAACTGGCTATCATGTTTGTTCTCGGGGGGCTCCAGGGGCTGCTGGGCTGGTACATGGTCAAAAGCGGATTGGTAGACAAGCCTCATGTCAGCCAATACAGGCTAACCGCCCACTTGCTGGCAGCGCTGTCTATCTACGGTTACATGCTCTGGGTTGCGCTTGGGCTGCTGCCTGACCGGGAACCACTACCGAACAGCAGTAACAACCGCAAACTGTTCAGTAACAGTATTCTGGTTACCGCACTGATCGTGCTAATGATTGTTTCCGGCGGTTTCGTCGCTGGCACCAAGGCTGGACTGGTATTCAATACCTACCCGTTGATGGCCGGCCAATGGCTGCCACCGGGCAGCATGGCACTAAGCCCCTGGTACATTAACCTGTTTGAAAACCTGGCAACTATCCAGTTCAACCATCGAATGCTTGCACTGGTACTGTTCGTCACCATTCCGCTGCTGTGGATATCGGCTCGCCGGCAAATGCTCACGCGCCAACTGCGCCTGGGGCTCAACGCACTGCTGGTCATGCTGTTCATTCAATTTGGTCTTGGCATCGCGACCCTGCTCATGGCTGTACCTGTAAGCCTGGGGGCAACGCACCAGGCCGGCGCACTGGTGCTGTTCAGTTTTGCCCTGTTTGTCGTGCAGAGACTGCACAACCGGTCCTGA
- the moaA gene encoding GTP 3',8-cyclase MoaA — protein sequence MTQHNPASAPVLTDPFGRHIEYVRLSVTDRCNLRCSYCLPKGFRDFEVPDEWLDFAEIETLMRAFAAMGLKRVRLTGGEPLVRKGLPELAARLHAIPGISDLSLSTNAVLLERHAESLRQAGISRLNISLDSLKPQRFSEITGGGRLDKALAGIMAAKDAGFGPVKINMVALKGINDDEYEHMVEFCLEHDFTLRFIETMPVGSTGRWASSHYHSLDDVRALLKRRFELVPGVMPGGGPARYEQVAGTELRIGFITPISRHFCETCNRVRLSADGQLYLCLGQDARYDLRSVLRSGADDAALQAAIVEALALKPQKHEFTDKPEQVVRFMSMTGG from the coding sequence ATGACTCAGCATAATCCAGCTTCAGCTCCCGTTCTGACGGACCCGTTTGGCCGTCATATTGAATATGTCCGGCTTTCCGTGACTGACCGTTGCAACCTGCGTTGCAGTTATTGCTTGCCCAAGGGGTTCCGGGATTTTGAGGTTCCTGATGAGTGGCTGGATTTTGCAGAAATAGAAACCCTGATGCGCGCTTTCGCCGCGATGGGTTTGAAGCGTGTACGCCTTACTGGCGGAGAACCGCTGGTTCGAAAAGGGTTGCCGGAGCTGGCAGCGCGACTGCATGCCATCCCGGGAATCAGTGACTTGTCGCTCAGCACCAATGCTGTATTGCTTGAAAGGCACGCCGAGTCTCTGCGCCAGGCCGGTATCAGTCGTCTCAATATCAGTCTCGACAGCCTGAAGCCCCAGCGTTTTTCGGAGATCACCGGTGGCGGTCGACTGGACAAGGCGTTGGCAGGAATTATGGCGGCCAAGGACGCCGGCTTTGGCCCTGTCAAAATCAATATGGTGGCCCTGAAAGGCATCAACGATGATGAATACGAGCACATGGTGGAATTCTGCCTTGAGCACGACTTTACCCTGCGCTTCATTGAAACCATGCCCGTGGGCAGTACCGGTCGCTGGGCGTCCAGCCACTATCATAGCCTGGACGACGTTCGCGCCCTGCTAAAACGCCGGTTCGAGCTGGTCCCCGGCGTCATGCCCGGTGGCGGTCCGGCGCGCTATGAGCAAGTCGCCGGAACCGAGTTGCGTATCGGGTTTATTACTCCCATATCACGACATTTTTGTGAAACCTGTAACCGGGTACGCTTGTCTGCTGATGGCCAGCTGTACCTGTGCCTGGGCCAGGATGCCCGATATGATTTACGCTCGGTATTGCGCAGTGGCGCTGATGACGCCGCGTTGCAGGCCGCTATTGTTGAGGCGCTGGCCCTCAAACCGCAAAAGCACGAGTTTACCGACAAGCCGGAACAAGTCGTTCGATTCATGTCCATGACCGGCGGTTGA